A genomic region of Paenibacillus sp. PL2-23 contains the following coding sequences:
- the brxL gene encoding protease Lon-related BREX system protein BrxL, translated as MIEKLKTWFSGKIVRKDLTKRIKEGANVPVYVLEYLLGMYCSSMDEEEIEAGVVNVKQILAENYVRPDESQKIISKLRERGSYTVIDKVSVKLNYKNDIYESEFSNLGIKGVPIAETYVSDYERLLCGGIWCIVQLEYFYDEADKNRCPFIIRKLTPIQMPSLDIEEVKQARAHFTDDEWIDLVLRSTGMEPSQFTKRLKWLHLARLIPLIENNYNLCELGPRGTGKSHIYKEISPNSILVSGGQTTVANLFYNMGSKMVGLVGLWDCVAFDEVAGIKFKDQDGVQIMKDYMASGSFARGKEEKNAYASMTFVGNINQSVDVVLKTSHLFDPFPDAMANDSAFLDRMHCYIPGWEIPKYRPEYFTNDYGFITDYFAEIMRELRKISYGDAFEKFFKLGNNLNQRDVIAVRRTVSGLTKLIYPNGQFTKENVEEILRFALEMRRRVKEQLKKIGGMEFYDVNFSYIDQETFNEEFVPVPEQGGGKLIPEGMGKPGHIYTVSHGKSGMIGVYKLEMQMTSGTGKFEKTGLGSDREAREAVDTAYRYLKANGKNISGSISTTTKDYLMHIQDMNGIGITKYLTLPAVVAICSVALNKPALSSSVVLGDLSIGGTIMKVEELANTLQVCLDSGAKKVLIPITSAVDLGTVPSELIGCFNIIFYQSAEDAVFKALGVE; from the coding sequence ATGATAGAAAAGTTGAAAACCTGGTTCTCTGGGAAAATTGTCAGGAAGGACCTGACCAAGAGAATCAAAGAAGGAGCTAACGTTCCGGTCTATGTCTTGGAATATTTGCTCGGGATGTATTGTTCATCCATGGATGAAGAGGAGATTGAAGCCGGGGTCGTTAATGTAAAACAAATCTTGGCCGAAAACTATGTACGTCCGGATGAATCGCAGAAGATTATTTCCAAGCTGCGCGAACGTGGCAGCTATACTGTAATTGATAAGGTTTCTGTCAAATTAAATTATAAGAATGATATCTACGAATCGGAATTTTCCAATCTTGGAATTAAAGGGGTTCCTATTGCAGAAACATACGTTTCCGACTATGAGCGACTTCTCTGCGGGGGTATTTGGTGTATTGTCCAACTGGAATATTTTTATGATGAAGCCGACAAAAATCGCTGCCCGTTCATTATCCGCAAGCTGACACCCATACAGATGCCGAGTTTGGATATCGAGGAAGTCAAGCAAGCAAGAGCCCATTTTACAGACGATGAATGGATTGATCTTGTTTTAAGAAGCACAGGGATGGAACCCTCTCAATTTACTAAACGGTTGAAATGGTTGCATTTGGCCAGATTGATTCCACTTATAGAAAATAACTACAACCTGTGCGAACTGGGGCCGAGAGGAACGGGGAAATCCCATATTTATAAAGAAATTAGCCCCAATAGTATACTTGTCTCCGGTGGTCAGACTACAGTAGCCAATTTATTCTACAACATGGGCAGCAAAATGGTGGGCCTCGTTGGTTTGTGGGATTGTGTAGCGTTCGATGAAGTGGCCGGTATCAAGTTTAAAGATCAAGACGGCGTACAAATCATGAAAGATTATATGGCTTCTGGTTCTTTCGCAAGAGGCAAGGAAGAGAAGAATGCATATGCTTCCATGACATTCGTTGGCAACATTAATCAAAGTGTTGACGTAGTCTTAAAGACGTCACACTTGTTTGATCCGTTCCCAGATGCAATGGCTAACGATTCTGCATTCCTTGATCGCATGCATTGCTATATCCCTGGTTGGGAAATACCGAAATATCGACCTGAATATTTTACGAATGATTACGGTTTTATTACGGACTATTTTGCGGAGATCATGCGTGAGCTTCGTAAAATCTCCTACGGAGATGCATTTGAGAAATTTTTTAAGTTGGGCAATAATCTGAACCAGAGAGATGTAATCGCGGTAAGAAGAACGGTGTCAGGATTAACCAAATTGATTTACCCCAACGGGCAATTCACCAAAGAGAACGTTGAGGAAATTCTGAGGTTCGCCTTGGAAATGCGTCGAAGAGTAAAAGAGCAGTTGAAAAAGATCGGCGGCATGGAATTTTATGATGTGAATTTTTCGTATATCGATCAAGAAACTTTCAACGAGGAATTTGTTCCAGTTCCAGAGCAGGGCGGTGGGAAGCTAATTCCGGAGGGAATGGGCAAGCCCGGTCATATTTACACGGTATCGCATGGAAAGTCTGGTATGATTGGGGTCTACAAATTAGAGATGCAAATGACCTCGGGTACCGGAAAATTTGAGAAAACCGGTCTTGGTTCGGATCGTGAAGCTAGGGAAGCTGTTGATACGGCGTATCGGTACTTAAAAGCGAATGGTAAAAATATTAGTGGATCGATTAGTACGACCACAAAAGATTACCTCATGCACATCCAGGACATGAACGGTATTGGCATAACCAAGTACCTGACTTTACCTGCTGTAGTAGCTATATGTTCGGTAGCCTTGAATAAACCTGCTCTAAGTTCCTCCGTAGTGTTGGGTGACTTAAGTATCGGTGGCACGATCATGAAAGTTGAAGAACTTGCTAACACATTACAGGTTTGCTTGGACAGTGGAGCAAAAAAAGTTTTGATTCCAATTACATCAGCAGTTGATCTTGGAACTGTCCCGTCTGAATTGATTGGCTGCTTCAATATTATCTTCTACCAGAGTGCGGAAGATGCTGTGTTTAAGGCATTAGGGGTTGAATGA
- the pglZ gene encoding BREX-1 system phosphatase PglZ type A — MAELNLKQIADKLSAEFTGETRKLVFWYDDKAEFTEDVHTLELNNAKLYRLEPDNQFYTKYFLERLDRTTNYLIYAPFPKPHVRDNHLADTIKYSKEFFADRASLLSVDLGIDEKYKPLIQKYIKFFGAKDRTQRFYDLEIENFTKDTIEIALMSVLCKTRTASFEEVVRVVLTDSSLQGNKFLADFEKYDLLPAYWRLCEDYFGYTDSNPTLEKLVVTMFVTYTDRYIDTELPKAWKSFVSYKSGNIIAFLDNLMNSLLYRDRYNELSEIVATGLNAASTLESVNVEDMLRCDAFAFIDRMIIQWIVDRLLAEDTGAQLKGMTIPLICQERRKRHFEDIYKEQYHLVEHAYFLILQANYHCPDDFKGIVSQYCETDYLMDTHYRYFYTYFDKLKDNVAFERLRDLIENIYTNEYLAEIISKWNAVIDCDESMTILPLQRDFYSRYVRNSKERVVIIISDAMRYETGRSLFARLQDDEKCTVKFESMLGVLPSYTRLGMAALLPHKTIEMTDDYRVLVDGASCDDLKQREVVLQRYNPNSRCIQYDDLKSMKRDAIRQLFVGMDVIYIYHNQIDARGDKANTENEVFTACEESINEIHDLIRQLTDHVSATHYIVTADHGFIYKRDKLQESDKIANISEKGSFVNRRFIVSDQSILGDGIAFLPLSRILGNNDTKVVSFPISSNVFKVAGGGQNYVHGGSSPQEMIIPVLDIKTEKGHKETRTVQIALISMVQKITNLITTLDFIQNDPISDVLKGTSFKILFISEDNEKISNENIYIADKKDADPQKRMFRLRFNFKNKQYDKSKRYYLVAFDETNDLEVLRHEIVMDIAFANDFGFNV; from the coding sequence ATGGCTGAACTAAATTTGAAACAAATTGCCGACAAGCTGAGTGCCGAGTTCACTGGCGAAACCCGCAAACTGGTATTCTGGTATGACGATAAAGCTGAATTTACCGAAGACGTTCATACTCTCGAATTAAATAATGCTAAACTGTATCGTTTGGAGCCCGACAACCAGTTTTATACCAAGTACTTTCTGGAACGGTTGGATCGAACAACGAATTATTTGATTTATGCACCGTTCCCCAAACCGCACGTTCGGGATAATCATCTGGCTGATACCATCAAGTATTCCAAAGAATTTTTTGCCGATCGTGCTTCTCTGTTATCTGTTGACCTCGGAATTGATGAGAAGTATAAACCGCTCATCCAGAAATACATTAAATTCTTTGGGGCAAAAGACCGGACTCAAAGGTTTTATGATTTAGAAATTGAAAATTTCACTAAAGACACCATTGAAATTGCTCTGATGAGCGTACTTTGCAAAACACGAACAGCTTCCTTCGAGGAAGTTGTTCGTGTCGTCTTAACAGATAGCAGCTTGCAGGGCAACAAATTTCTTGCAGATTTTGAAAAGTATGATCTTCTTCCCGCTTACTGGCGACTTTGTGAGGACTATTTTGGTTATACGGATTCCAATCCGACGCTTGAGAAGCTGGTCGTTACCATGTTCGTTACCTACACGGATCGTTATATCGATACCGAACTTCCTAAGGCTTGGAAAAGCTTTGTTTCTTATAAGTCCGGCAATATTATAGCTTTCTTGGACAACCTGATGAATAGTTTGCTCTACCGTGATAGATATAACGAATTATCAGAGATTGTGGCCACGGGATTGAATGCCGCTTCTACCTTGGAATCCGTAAACGTCGAAGATATGTTGCGCTGCGATGCATTTGCGTTTATCGATCGGATGATCATTCAATGGATTGTGGATCGGCTCTTGGCTGAGGATACCGGTGCTCAACTGAAAGGAATGACCATCCCACTGATCTGCCAAGAACGGAGAAAGCGGCATTTTGAAGATATCTACAAAGAACAGTATCATCTAGTGGAACACGCCTATTTTCTGATATTACAGGCTAATTATCACTGCCCCGATGATTTCAAAGGCATTGTCAGTCAATACTGCGAGACTGACTACCTTATGGATACACATTATCGATATTTCTACACCTATTTCGACAAACTCAAGGACAACGTTGCATTTGAGCGATTGCGTGATCTGATTGAGAACATCTATACCAATGAATATTTGGCTGAAATCATTTCAAAGTGGAACGCGGTTATTGATTGCGATGAATCTATGACGATATTGCCGTTACAGAGGGATTTCTACTCTCGATATGTTCGCAACAGCAAAGAACGTGTAGTCATCATTATATCCGATGCTATGCGTTATGAGACGGGCCGTTCGCTGTTTGCGAGATTACAGGATGATGAGAAATGTACTGTGAAATTTGAATCCATGCTTGGTGTATTGCCATCGTATACGCGGCTTGGAATGGCGGCACTCCTTCCGCACAAAACAATAGAAATGACAGATGATTACCGCGTACTGGTGGATGGGGCATCTTGTGATGATCTAAAACAACGTGAAGTTGTGTTGCAACGCTATAATCCAAATAGCCGCTGCATTCAATATGACGACCTCAAATCGATGAAGAGGGATGCGATCCGCCAGTTATTTGTCGGGATGGACGTCATCTATATTTATCATAATCAAATTGATGCCCGCGGCGATAAAGCCAATACTGAGAACGAGGTTTTTACTGCTTGTGAGGAATCAATAAATGAAATCCACGATCTGATTCGTCAGCTCACAGACCATGTAAGTGCTACTCATTATATCGTAACTGCGGATCACGGGTTTATCTATAAGCGCGACAAGCTGCAGGAAAGCGATAAGATCGCGAATATTTCCGAGAAAGGATCGTTTGTTAACCGGCGTTTTATTGTATCCGATCAATCAATTCTGGGGGATGGTATTGCTTTTTTGCCATTAAGCCGAATTCTTGGAAATAATGATACCAAAGTGGTATCATTCCCGATCAGTTCTAACGTGTTCAAGGTAGCTGGCGGTGGTCAGAACTATGTACATGGCGGGTCATCCCCGCAGGAAATGATTATTCCAGTGCTGGATATTAAAACGGAAAAAGGGCATAAAGAGACGAGAACCGTCCAGATTGCGCTGATCAGTATGGTTCAGAAAATTACGAACTTGATTACAACCCTTGATTTCATTCAGAACGACCCGATTAGTGATGTCCTGAAGGGAACAAGTTTCAAGATTTTATTCATATCCGAAGACAACGAGAAGATTTCTAACGAGAACATTTATATTGCAGATAAGAAAGATGCTGACCCGCAAAAACGAATGTTCCGCCTCCGCTTTAATTTTAAAAATAAACAATACGATAAGTCGAAACGATATTATCTTGTTGCATTTGATGAAACAAATGATTTGGAAGTCCTTCGCCATGAGATAGTTATGGATATTGCTTTTGCAAATGACTTTGGATTCAATGTATAG